The Vicinamibacteria bacterium DNA segment TCCACGTGCTCGGGAGCGAGGGCGTTCACGGCCGCCACCCCCTCCTCGGTGTCGCGCACGAGCACGACCGCGCCCTGGCCCTTTAGGGCCCGCAGCGCGGCCGCGGGGTTGGCCACTCCGGACAGCCCCGCCGCCACCAGCCGCCGGGCCTCCGTCCCCAGGGCCCGCGATGACGTGACCAGGACCACCGTCTCCCCCCCGCTGCCGTGCTCGGCTTGGGCCAGCAGGTCGGCCGCCACCAGACTCGCCTTCGCGGTATCGTCGGCCAGAACCACGACCTCGCTCGGGCCCGCGTCGTGGTCGATCTCCACCTGGCCCCGCACCTGCCGCTTGGCCGCGGCCACGTACGCGTTGCCGGGGCCCACGATCTTGTCCACCGCGGGCACCGTGCGCGTGCCGTAGGCGAGCGCGGCCACGGCCTGGGCCCCCCCCACGCGGTAGACCGAGTCCTCGAGGCCTGCGAGCACGAGGGCCGCGGCTACCGCGGGGCTTCTCTCCAGGGTGCGCGGGGGCGTGACCACTGCGATCCTCGGCACCCCCGCCACGCGGGCGGGAATGGCGTTCATGAGGACGGAGGATGGGTAGGCGCCGGCTCCCCCCGGAACGTAGAGGCCCACCGAAGAGAGGGGGGCCACGACCTCTTCCAGCAGCGACCCGTCGGGCAGACGCATGCGGAAGCCGGACTCGAGTTGGCGCCGGTGGTAGGCCTCGATCTGCCCGGCCATGGCGCGCAGCGCCGCCACCAGCCCGCGGTCCGCGCCCCGAGCCCGGGCCCGGATCTCGCGGGCAGGAACGCGCAGGCGGCGGGGGTCGAGGCGCACCCCGTCCAGACGAGCGGTGAGGCGGACGAGGGCGGGGTCGCCCTCGCGCCGCACCGCGCGCAAGATGGCGGCCACGGCCCGCTCCACCGCCGGTACCCTCGCCCCGCCCCGGGGCAGTCCCGCGAGGTAGCGTCTCCATTCCGGGGTGCCGTAGCGCAGAGTCCTCACGGGGCGGCCGTCCTCAGGGCCTCCAGCAGGCCCGACACCTCGGCGCGGCGGGCGTGGTAGCTGGCCCGGTTCACGATCAGACGGGCGGAGGAGGAGGCCACCTCCGCCACCGACTCCAGGCCGTTCTCCTCGAGGGTGCGCCCGGTCTCCACCACGTCCACGATGCAGTCCGCGAGGCCCAGGCCGGGGGCGATCTCCACCGACCCCGCGAGCTTCACCACCTCCACGGACACTCCCTGCTCCAGGAAGTGGGCGGCGGTGACCCTGGGGTACTTGGTGGCCACCCGGAGGGTGGAGGCTCGGGAAAGGTCCGCCCCCGAACCCTTCCGTCGGGCCACCACCAACCGGCAGCGGCCGAAGCCGAGGTCTAGCGGCTGGTAGACGTCGCTGTCGCTCTCGAGGAGCACGTCGCGACCCGCTATCCCCACGTCCGCGACCCCGTGCTCCACGTAGGTGGGCACGTCCATGTCCTTCACGAACAGGAAGCGCAGCCCGTCCATGGCGACCACGAGACGTCGACCCTCCCCCTCCGGAAACGGCAGCCCCGCCTTGCGGAAGAGGGCCTCGGAGCCGGCGAGGAGCTTTCCTTTGGAGAGGGCGACGGTGAGGCTCATACCCCGCCTCCGTCACCGAATCGCACGCGGGCCCCCACCGACCGCCGCTCGCGAGCGCGGAGGAGGGACGCGCCCAGCCCGCCCCCGCCCACTGCTTCCGCGGCGGGCGCAGGGGGCACGGCCGCTCCCTGTCTCTCCAGCAGCAGGGCCACCCGGTCCAGCCCGAGCATGAAGCCCACCGCAGGCATGGGGCGGCCGAAGCGCGCGAGCAGGGCGTCGTAGCGCCCCCCGCCCCCCACCTCAAACCCCAGCCCGGGCGCGTAGACCCGAAAGACGAGGCCGGTGTAGTAGTCGAGGCCCCGGACCTCGCCCAGGTCGAGGACCAGCCGGTCCGCCAAGCCCGCCCCCCGAAGAGCCTCCACTACTACCGAGAGCTCTTCCACCGCTCCCCGCGCACAGGGCGAGAAGGCGAACGCTCGGCTCGCTTCCCCGAGCACGGAGACGTCACCCGCGAGCCCGGTCAGACGTACGACGGCCTCCGTCACCTGCGCGGAGGCGCCGCCCTGCGCGAGCACCTCGCGCACCCCCGCCGGATCCTTTCCCTCCACCCGCTCGCGCAGCGTGGCCAGTCGGGGGCCCTCTATCCCACTGCCTTCCAGAAGCCCGTTGAAGACACCCACGTGCCCGAGGGCGAGGACCCAGCCCGAAGCCCCCAGCGTCTCCAGGCATTCCGCGGCCACGGCCAGGACCTCCGCGTCGGCGGCGCGGCTCGCCCCCCCGAGGTGCTCCAGGCCCATCTGGAAGAGCTCGCTCTGGCGACCCGCCTGGGGCGGCTCGTAGCGGAGCACCTCTCCCGAGTAGTACAGCCGGATGGGGGCGGGCCGGCCGGACAAGCGGCCGGCGGCGATCTTGGCCAGGAGGCTCGTGAAGTCGGGACGAAGGGCGAGCAGGCTGCCGTCGCGGCCCACGAAGGAATAGGTCTTGGGGGCGAGGTCGCCCCCCGCGAAGACGTCCGCGTAGTCGTAAAGGGGCGGGATGATCTCCTGGTAGTCCCAGCCCTCGAAGACCGAGACCACCCTCTCCTCGATGGCCCGCCGCCGGCGGGCTTCATCGCCCACGAAGCACTGCACCCCGGGCGGGGCCTGGACCAGTCCGTGCGTGGCTCCGTTCATTCAGCTCCCCACGTACTTCGCGTAAAGGGTCCGGGCCTGGGCGGTGTCCTTCACCCCCTTGACGATGGCCCGTCCGTCCCCGAACACCACCAGCTCCGCGTCGCTCCCCCGGAAGCGCACCAGGTACTCGTTGGCCAACACCTCACCCGACTCCCGGAGGCGCGCGGCCAGGGCGGGGAGATCCACCGTTCCCCCCGCGCGCGGTCGCAGCTGGACCGCCTCGCGGCCGCAGAGCACGGCCGAGCCGCTGGTGCTCTCCCGCGACGCGTAGTCGTACTGCCCCGCGGTGCAGGCAGGGCACCAGGGCGCGCGGCCACGCAGGTCGGTTACCTCGAAGGTCCCGGCCCAGAGGTCCACGGCGACGATCCCCGGCAGGAGCGCGCCGGTCTGGCCGGCCAGCACCTTGAGCGCCTCCCCCGCTTGCACGCCCGCGATCACGTGGACGATGGGGGCCACAACCCCCGCGGTGTCGCAGGTGGGCCCGGAGCCGGGGTCCGGCAATCGCTCCAGAACACAGCGCAGGCAGGGCGAGTGGCCCGGCCGGACGAGGAGGGCGAGGCCGTAGGCGCCGACGCAGGCCCCGTAGACCCAGGGCACGCCCGCCCGCAGGCAGACATCGTTCAGGAGGAAGCGGGTCTCGAAGTTGTCCGTCCCGTCGAGGACGACCTGCGCGCCCCGCACCATCTCCTCCGCGTTCTCGGCGCAGACGTCGGCCACTATTCCGCGAACTTCCACCTCGGAGTTCAAGCGGCGGAGGCGGGCCTCCGCGGCCGCGGCCTTGGGCAGGCCCCGCGCGGCGTCCTCCTCCTCGAAGAGGGACTGGCGTTGCAGGTTGGAGGGCTCCACGTAGTCCCGGTCCACGACCGTGAGACCGCCCACGCCCGCGCGGACCATCATCTCCGCGAGCGAGGAGCCTAGAGCGCCGCACCCCACCACCAGCACCCGGGCGGCGCGGATCCGCTCCTGGCCGGCGCGGCCGATGCCGGGAAAGAGCTCCTGGCGCGAATAACGGCCGCTCATGACTCCCGCCCCGGGGGCGTCGCCCGAACGGCCTCGCGCATCACATCCGCGGGCGCCTCCGTTCCCGTCCACGTCTCGAACTGGGCGACGGCCTGGGCGAGAAGCATCTCCAGGCCGTCGATGGTCGCGCAGCCCGCGGCCCGGGCCTCGGCCAGGAGGGGCGTCTCCAGGGGGTCGTAGACCATGTCGAAGACCACCGAGCCCGGCCGGTGCAGATCGGCGGGTAACGGGCTCTGGCCGGGGAAGGCGGGGGAACCCACGGGCGTCGCGTTGATGAGCACGTCCCAGGAATGACGGGCCAGGCCTTCCCAGTCGTCGTGGGCGCAGCCCACCGCCGCCCCCACCGCCGCCGCCTGGCCGGGGTCGCGGGCGACCACCGTGACCCGCGCGCCCTTCCGGCCCAGGAAGAGGGCCGCCGCCCGGGCCGCCCCTCCCGCGCCAAGGACGAGGACACGCTTGCCCCGGATGTCGATCTTCTTCTTGAGGGGTCCCAGCACCCCGTGGCCGTCCGTGCTCGAGCCCTGGAGCAGGCCGTCCCGGACGACCACGGTGTTGACGCTGCCCGCGAGGGCCGCCGTCTCCTCCACCGCGTGCAGGTGGCGCAGGATGTCCATCTTGTAGGGCCGGGTCACGCTGAAGCCCGCCAGGTCCAGCGCGGGCAGGGCGGAGACAAAGGGCTCGAGCGCCTCCGCCTGCAATGGAATGTAGATGGCGTCCATCTGCCGGGCGGCGAAAGCCCGGTTGTGGAGGACAGGGGAAAGGCTGCGGGTCACGTCCGCGCCCAGAACTCCGTAGACCCGGGTGGCGCTCGTGACCTCGCGCACCCGATAGAGATCGGCCATGAGCGCGGCCGGGAGCTGGCCGGGCGCGGCCTCGCTTCCGAGCGAGGGGGCGGCGTAGGTAAAGGGAGCCCGGTAGCGCCCGGCCAGGAGGCGGGTGGGAAGACCCAGGGGACCCATGGCCACAGGCAGGAGGGGCTTGCCCCCTCCCCGGGCCACCCGCGCCGCCAGGTCCAGGAGGCGACCTACGTCCGCGATCGAGCGCGGCGTGACCGCGATTTTCACAT contains these protein-coding regions:
- the hisD gene encoding histidinol dehydrogenase, with translation MRTLRYGTPEWRRYLAGLPRGGARVPAVERAVAAILRAVRREGDPALVRLTARLDGVRLDPRRLRVPAREIRARARGADRGLVAALRAMAGQIEAYHRRQLESGFRMRLPDGSLLEEVVAPLSSVGLYVPGGAGAYPSSVLMNAIPARVAGVPRIAVVTPPRTLERSPAVAAALVLAGLEDSVYRVGGAQAVAALAYGTRTVPAVDKIVGPGNAYVAAAKRQVRGQVEIDHDAGPSEVVVLADDTAKASLVAADLLAQAEHGSGGETVVLVTSSRALGTEARRLVAAGLSGVANPAAALRALKGQGAVVLVRDTEEGVAAVNALAPEHVEVMTRRAGLVARRLVAGAVFVGPWAPVAAGDYGVGPNHVLPTGGAARHASPLSVRDFQRRQSRVRLTRSGLRRIAEGVVRVARAEGFPGHARSVLTRFES
- the hisG gene encoding ATP phosphoribosyltransferase, translated to MSLTVALSKGKLLAGSEALFRKAGLPFPEGEGRRLVVAMDGLRFLFVKDMDVPTYVEHGVADVGIAGRDVLLESDSDVYQPLDLGFGRCRLVVARRKGSGADLSRASTLRVATKYPRVTAAHFLEQGVSVEVVKLAGSVEIAPGLGLADCIVDVVETGRTLEENGLESVAEVASSSARLIVNRASYHARRAEVSGLLEALRTAAP
- the hisZ gene encoding ATP phosphoribosyltransferase regulatory subunit, whose translation is MNGATHGLVQAPPGVQCFVGDEARRRRAIEERVVSVFEGWDYQEIIPPLYDYADVFAGGDLAPKTYSFVGRDGSLLALRPDFTSLLAKIAAGRLSGRPAPIRLYYSGEVLRYEPPQAGRQSELFQMGLEHLGGASRAADAEVLAVAAECLETLGASGWVLALGHVGVFNGLLEGSGIEGPRLATLRERVEGKDPAGVREVLAQGGASAQVTEAVVRLTGLAGDVSVLGEASRAFAFSPCARGAVEELSVVVEALRGAGLADRLVLDLGEVRGLDYYTGLVFRVYAPGLGFEVGGGGRYDALLARFGRPMPAVGFMLGLDRVALLLERQGAAVPPAPAAEAVGGGGLGASLLRARERRSVGARVRFGDGGGV
- a CDS encoding ThiF family adenylyltransferase; translated protein: MSGRYSRQELFPGIGRAGQERIRAARVLVVGCGALGSSLAEMMVRAGVGGLTVVDRDYVEPSNLQRQSLFEEEDAARGLPKAAAAEARLRRLNSEVEVRGIVADVCAENAEEMVRGAQVVLDGTDNFETRFLLNDVCLRAGVPWVYGACVGAYGLALLVRPGHSPCLRCVLERLPDPGSGPTCDTAGVVAPIVHVIAGVQAGEALKVLAGQTGALLPGIVAVDLWAGTFEVTDLRGRAPWCPACTAGQYDYASRESTSGSAVLCGREAVQLRPRAGGTVDLPALAARLRESGEVLANEYLVRFRGSDAELVVFGDGRAIVKGVKDTAQARTLYAKYVGS
- the aroE gene encoding shikimate dehydrogenase, which translates into the protein MIEICVSLTEDTTAAVIDRMADLAEAADLFEIRGDFVTDLDLLTILRAKTRPLLFTCRAASEGGRMYDGDPRRRLALLEAVKRGYDYVDVEYRSGLRDVMAEMSGRGLVVSYHDLEGTPADLDGLYTAMGETGADYVKIAVTPRSIADVGRLLDLAARVARGGGKPLLPVAMGPLGLPTRLLAGRYRAPFTYAAPSLGSEAAPGQLPAALMADLYRVREVTSATRVYGVLGADVTRSLSPVLHNRAFAARQMDAIYIPLQAEALEPFVSALPALDLAGFSVTRPYKMDILRHLHAVEETAALAGSVNTVVVRDGLLQGSSTDGHGVLGPLKKKIDIRGKRVLVLGAGGAARAAALFLGRKGARVTVVARDPGQAAAVGAAVGCAHDDWEGLARHSWDVLINATPVGSPAFPGQSPLPADLHRPGSVVFDMVYDPLETPLLAEARAAGCATIDGLEMLLAQAVAQFETWTGTEAPADVMREAVRATPPGRES